One window of the Salvelinus fontinalis isolate EN_2023a chromosome 2, ASM2944872v1, whole genome shotgun sequence genome contains the following:
- the LOC129818340 gene encoding matrix metalloproteinase-28-like, whose product MKTCVVGKMNILPETTLWTFVLQLSCVLLTLKATVTVGSPVLLNVPPPPETSAENFLEKYGYLEEENHQHNDTEVNTALREFQWLTHLPVTGRLDSATRHQMAEPRCGVRDDRGQQAWAQKVNDIFHGSLTKPNIGQRLRRKRRSQLGERWHKRHLTYQVVNWPGHLPRGQVALAVRTAFQLWSNVSALAFREVTQGSADIRLAFYEGEHNDGMGNAFDGPGGALAHAFFPCRGEAHFDMAERWTLNGYKGHNLFMVIAHEVGHTLGLEHSPVRHALMSPYYKKLGKATVLSWDDITAVQQLYGKPESGQVIQLPGQVFSSALRDWELSEGGTWKPDSTPPPYCKGFFDALTMDQDGTSLVFRGGLFWTVSPAGKTSSPLPLQNRWPGLPLAIEAAAYSQMDNKFYFFKGRRVWRYSSSGVDPGFPLRSSELGLPGHPDQAFYYPRLGHLVVFKGQLYFVLNLGTLRPEPYYPRSLDDWRGVPRGTNGAVSHPDGQVYFFKERHYWRFDPEKVQVTGEGTWDTGLEWTGCLGTHHRGNNIL is encoded by the exons ATGAAGACTTGCGTTGTCGGCAAGATGAACATTTTACCTGAGACAACTTTGTGGACATTCGTGTTGCAGCTTTCTTGTGTGCTGCTCACGTTGAAGGCAACCGTTACCGTTGGCTCACCTGTGCTGCTAAATGTCCCGCCACCACCTGAGACTAGTGCTGAG AATTTTCTGGAGAAGTATGGATACCTTGAGGAGGAGAATCACCAACACAATGATACTGAGGTCAACACAGCTCTCAG GGAGTTCCAGTGGCTTACCCACCTGCCAGTCACTGGGCGTCTGGACAGTGCCACACGGCACCAGATGGCAGAGCCCAGGTGTGGGGTGAGGGATGACAGGGGCCAGCAGGCCTGGGCACAGAAGGTCAACGACATCTTCCATGGAAGTCTGACCAAACCTAACATTGGACAGCGTCTACGCAGGAAGCGCCGTAGCCAGCTAG GTGAGAGGTGGCACAAGCGTCATCTGACCTACCAGGTGGTGAACTGGCCTGGTCACCTCCCTCGGGGTCAGGTGGCCCTAGCCGTACGCACCGCTTTCCAGCTGTGGAGTAACGTTTCGGCCCTGGCCTTCAGAGAGGTCACCCAGGGGTCAGCTGACATCCGGCTGGCCTTCTACGAGGGGGAGCACAACGACGGCATGGGCAACGCCTTTGATGGTCCAG GAGGCGCCCTAGCACATGCCTTCTTCCCATGCCGAGGGGAGGCCCACTTTGACATGGCAGAGCGCTGGACACTGAACGGCTACAAGGGCCACAACCTGTTCATGGTGATTGCCCACGAGGTGGGCCACACGCTGGGCTTGGAGCACTCTCCTGTGCGCCACGCTCTCATGTCCCCCTACTACAAGAAGCTGGGGAAAGCCACGGTGCTGAGCTGGGATGACATCACTGCTGTACAGCAGCTCTATG GGAAGCCAGAGAGCGGTCAGGTAATCCAGTTGCCTGGTCAGGTGTTCAGCTCTGCTCTACGGGACTGGGAGCTGTCTGAAGGTGGTACTTGGAAGCCTGATTCCACCCCACCTCCATACTGCAAGGGATTCTTTGATGCACTCACCATGG ACCAAGATGGTACCAGCCTAGTATTCCGTGGGGGGCTGTTCTGGACTGTGTCTCCTGCAGGCAAGACCAGCTCCCCTCTACCTCTGCAGAACCGCTGGCCAGGATTACCCCTCGCCATTGAGGCAGCTGCTTACTCTCAGATGGACAATAAGTTCTACTTTTTCAAAG GTAGGCGAGTGTGGCGTTACTCCAGCAGTGGTGTGGACCCGGGCTTCCCCCTGAGGAGCAGCGAGCTGGGCCTCCCTGGACACCCTGACCAGGCCTTCTACTACCCCCGCCTGGGCCACCTGGTGGTGTTCAAAGGCCAGCTCTACTTTGTGCTCAACCTGGGGACCCTGAGGCCCGAGCCATACTACCCCCGCAGTCTGGACGACTGGAGGGGGGTCCCCCGGGGGACCAACGGAGCAGTCAGCCACCCTGATGGACAAGTGTACTTCTTCAAGGAGCGGCACTACTGGAGATTTGATCCAGAGAAAGTGCAGGTGACTGGAGAGGGGACGTGGGACACAGGGCTGGAGTGGACAGGCTGTTTGGGAACTCACCACAGAGGCAATAATATACTGTGA